Below is a window of Synechococcus sp. PCC 7335 DNA.
TTACTGTTGAATCCTTCATACAAAATTGTGAGCCGTTCTGCTGACAGCTTGTACATCCAGACTTTTATAGTCAATCAAACTCACCCACGCACAGCTAGCCGTCGCCATGGCATCGTCAAGTTAATCTTAACTAGGCAAATTTAGAACAGATTTATTGAGCTAGTGCTATCAGCTCGGCCTATGCGATCACGCCGACCCCTGCGATCAATCTCCAACTGTCGATCTGCTGGCGCATCGTTTTTCTATATTCTGAAGCCGTCTGTTTGTGCTGATGGGGATGGAAATGACCACGTATCGGTTCAAAGGCTGACAGAAAGCGCTGTGCCTGACCCACCGATTTGAATCGGCCCATTCGCCTCTCCCTAACTCGGGTCTGTCTATGTGAGTTCTCAGCTCGATTGTTCAATCCTTTATGCTGCCTATGTTCTACATTCCTCAAGATGTCCTTCTTAGCAGCGCCATAACTCTTGAGTCTGTCGGTGATGATGACTCTAGGGGCAAAGCCGGCTGGTTTGAGTAGTTTTCGGAAGAACTTCTTGGCTGCCGCTTTGTTGCGGCATCGCTGCATCAGGATATCGAGCACTACACCATGCTGGTCAACAGCCCGCCACAAGTAAAACTGTTCACCTTTAATCTTGATGACGACTTCGTCGAGATGCCACTTATCACCGGGCTTTGGCCGCTGTTTGCGAATCTGATTGGCATAGCTCTGAGCAAACTTTAGACACCATCCTCTGATCGCTTCGTAGGTGACCGTGATGCCCCGATAGAGCATCATTTTCTCAATGTCACGGAAGCTTAGTGGGAAGGTGTAATACAGCCAGACGCAATAGCTGATAATGTCGGCTGGGAAGCGGTGGCCACGGTAAGGATTATTCATGGCTGAAGCTTCTCAGAGGCAGTAGACCGGAGTCAACTCTAGCCAACTTGACAATGCCCCGGTGGGGGGTAGTGTTCGAGAATTATTAACGATAGCCGCAGGGTTTGCACTGTTGAACAGAAAAGCAGACGGCTGCACCGTCAACAAGGGCGCCGTAGGCAAACCCTCGCCGCTACTATCAAACTCAACATTACCGTCAAACTCAACGCTATCAGCCGTAGTTGCTAGAAGAGAACCGCCCTTTAAATCTAATCGAGCATTCTCGCCAAAGATGATGCCGTTTGGATTAATCAAAAAGAGATCGGCATCTCCAAAGACGCCCAACAGACCTAAGATTTGCGATTCTGTCTCGCCGGTTACTCGGCTCAAAATGCTATCAACCCCTGGATCATCAAAGTAGATAACGCGACCTGCCTCAACATGGAACTCTTCGAAACTATGAAATAAAGCCTCCCCACGCCTCAATCCACCTTCGATTACGTCTCCAGGATAGTCTGGACTAATAGGCCTAAGTGTAGAAGATTCCTCTCCTAGTGTGTCATCAGGAATAGGCACTAGCTGCGCTGACACTGAACCCGTCCAAGGAAGTATTATTCCAACTATAGCCGTCGCTAGCGTAACTTCCCATCGAATATACCGCATAGAAATCACTCCTGTTTGCGACTTGTTTCACAATCGTGAGGCTAGTAGAGATCCCTGGTATCGATTAGTTAATCAAAGTAAGAATAAATAGTCAACGGTACGGAACTCGATTATTCAATTTATACTTTTTTGGGAAGCTATGCATAATTTCTATTGCATACAGCCGAGTAGTTAGCAGTTTCCAGTTTCACGCTCGTGCTTTACTTTTCTTCGATCGGAAAAATCAATAATTTAAGTATAAAACTATACAAACTCAGAAGCTATGTATCACTTTGGAAAGAACAAACATGAAAAGAAACAGACTAAAGACAACAGAAGAGATTTGGAGCGGCTATCGGTATAGCGATGTGCGGATGCATTCGCGCATCGCGAGTCACTTAGCCTTTTGAAACACAAGGGTTATAGCCAATGACTACGCCGCAAGCTAAGTGACCAAAGCTATAGTTTGGTTCGACCAGAAAGCCAGATTACAGCTACATCAGAACCTACTTGTAGAGGTGGCGGAAGCACGATGACAACAGAATAGGCCGATGCTGAAGCTGATGCTTGTACATCCAATTATTCGCAGATTAAATGTTTGCAGACCAAATCTCTAGAGCATACTACACCGAGCCTCTAGAAGGTTTGGGTAGGAATATACCACTGCAAATCCTACTGATTCCTGGAGGCACCTACAGGATGGGTTCCCCAGTAAGTGATTTTGATCCTGTACGTGATGAAACACCGCATGAGGTAACCGTGCCTGATTTCTTCTTAGGTCGCTATCCTGTGACACAGGCACAATGGCGGGTAGTAGCAGCTTTTCCTCAGGTAAATATAAATCTGAAACCAGAGCCTTCTTACTTCAAAGGCGACAACTTACCGGTAGAGCGAATAGCTTGGTATGAGGCTGTAGAGTTCTGCGATCGGTTAAGCCGTTTTGTAGATAATCGCCTTTCCGCTGATTCAATCTGCTCCTACCGCCTTCCTAGCGAAGCTGAATGGGAGTATGCCTGCCGAGCGGGAACAACCACGCCCTTCTACTTTGGAAAGACAATCTCTACAGAAGTAGCCAACTACAAAGGAGCATACAATGGCGATCGCACCTACGATAATCCATACGAAGGAGACTATCGTCAGACAACCACCCCGGTCGATTGTTTTAAAGTAGCGAATGCTTTCGGCTTATCTGATATGCATGGCAATGTATGGGAATGGTGTCAAGATCACTATGGAGACTATGCTCAAGCGCCTACGAATGGTAGTGCTCGGATTACAGGCAAAGAAACTGCGAAAAGGGTGCTAAGAGGCGGTTCTTGGGCAGATTGTCCAAAGATGTGTCGATCTGCGTACCGCTTCAACAGTCTCCCAGAGAATGTTGATTTCCGCGATGGTTTTCGAGTAAGTCGTTCAATTTCTAAACCTCAAAGTGCTAGCGAGATAAAATGAAGAGCGCAAACATAGAATTTGAGAGTCATACAGACGAAAACCGTTGTTTACTTGTCATAGATGTTCAAAACGGTTTTATTAGCCAAAGAACTCATTACGTCGCGCGTAGAATTAAGTCTCTCTTAGAGAAAAGACTTTTCGACCCCGTTGTCTTTACAAGATTTATCAATACGCCAAACAGCTCCTACACTAGGCTGCTAGGCTGGAATAGAATGTTTACAAGTGAGGAGACAGAGATCAGTAGTTTGCTTCAACCATTCGCAAAAAATATCTACAACAAAAGCACATATACTGCGCTTACCGAAGAACTGAGTCACTTTCTTAAAGTTCGTAATATCGCTACGGTCTTTGTTTGTGGCATTGATACAGACTGTTGCGTGTTGGCAACCACAATAGAATTGTTTGATCTTGGGATTCGTCCTTATGTGCTATCCCACTACTCTGCCTCAAACGGTGGATACAATAGTGCAATGGCTGCGCTTACAGTATTAGATAGGTTAATTGGATCACATCATATTATCGACCACGAACTAGACAGAAATAGTATTCTTAGATATTAAAAGCAGGCAAAATGTAGTAGTAATCTTTATCTGCTATAAAGCCGCGCATAGGCTACCTACTGTCTGTCTGAGTCAAGGAACGAAAATCCAATTACTCTTAGGCAGAACGCTTAAGACCTTGCTGGGAAGAACGATCTTGTTCTGTACTGAAATGTAAATCTATGAACATCGCGTCCACATGCTACTTCTTAGCGGCTGCATTAGTGGCTGCATTTGGTGGTGTGTATCTGTTTCGCTCTAAATTAAGGATGTGATGGTAAGGAAGCCGTCTCGTACTTTCCCTTCTATATAGTGCTTCTAATTCTGTTTGCTGTTATCTATTGATTGTCGGGTTTGTATCATTGACCCTATCTTCTCTCTTCTTAGGGTGTACCTATTAAGTTTGAGTAGGGCGATCGAAGTTGAGCGCGTACTTCAGGGTTCAACGGTTGAATTATGCAATCTTTTACAAAACCTTGAGAAGGGAACTGTCTTCTGGTGTGCCTGTAAACTTAGAAGGAGTCATGAGTACGTTGATCTTTGTCTGCTTCTGTCACTATTAGACTTTCCAAAGGACTTTCATGGAAGCTGATAGAAGCTAACTTATGGCTATCTTCCGCTCGCTCTACCCTTTGTTCAGGCAAAAAGCAATGTCTCGTTCGATTAAAGCTCAGCCAGGTTGTCTGAATACGCTGCGAATTGCTATCAAACGCAATGGGTTTTTAACCCAACGTGCGCTATCAGAAAGGGCAGGCTACTCCTTGGCAACGGTTAAAAAGTTTTTAAGCGGTAAACCAGTAGATTTTGCTACCTTTACTGAGCTTTGTGAAACGCTCAACTTGGAGTGGGAAGAGATCGCTGACTTGGGCCTAGATCTACCCGAAGACAAGCTATCCAAAAAGGTTAGTTCGCAGGTAGAAGAAGATTGCTATTCACTGGCACAAGATCCGTCCGGCACGATCAAAGCGCGACAGGCTCAGCACCTTTCAGGACAAAACTCTACGCCTAAATGCGCTCAAGACTGGGGGAAAGCTATCGACACTGCTATCTTCTTTGGCCGGGAGCAGGCGTTAGACACGCTAGAGGACTGGCTGGTTCGCGATCGCGCTCGTCTGGTGGCGCTCTGCGGCATGGGTGGCATCGGTAAAACGACACTGAGTGCAAAGCTAGCGCGTCAAGTAGAAGATCATTTTGACTATCTTGTATGGCGCAGCCTGAAGAACGTGCCGCCTATTCAAGAGACGCTTGCGAGCCTGCTTAGTTTTTTGGTGGAGCAATCAGGGGATCATCTAGCAGAGGATCGAGCGGCTAGTAGTTTGGACGGCCAATTGCGGCAGCTCACGAACTGCCTACGGAACTATCGTTGCTTGATTATCCTTGACAATATCGAATCACTCTTCGAAGAGGGCGATCGCGCTGGCACCTATCTAGCGGGATATGAAAACTACGCTCAACTGCTAGAAACGTTTTGCGAAACCGACCACAGCAGCAGCATTTTAGTTACCTCGCGAGAACTGCCTAAAGAGATCGCGATTCAAATGGGCAAGACTTCGCCGATTCGTAGCTTTCAGCTGTCTGGACTTGCAAGCGCTGAAGGGCGAGCACTCATCCAGACTGCTAGCCCGGTCGATGGTACCTTTACAGGGGCAGCAGCTGATTGGGACCGGCTAGTCGAAGCCTATAGCGGTAACCCCCTAGCGCTGAAGATTATTGCAGCGGCAGTGAGAGATTACTTCGATGGTAGCCTGCCTACTTTTTTGGAAGTGGTGCAAAAAGACTCGCTTATCTTTGGCGATATCAGACAGCTATTGGCGCGACAAGTGAAACGTCTGACCGTTTTAGAGCGTGACATTATGTACTGGCTTGCTATTAACCGGGAGCCAGTTGTATGGCGATCGCTTCAGGCAGATATGGTTGAAGCCGTTCCATTAGATCAGCTACTAGAGGCTGTGGATTCTTTAGAACGGCGCTCTTTGATTGAAAAGAATGGCTCTTATATCACTCAGCAAGCCGTCGTGATGGACTATTTCACCCAAGAGCTGATTGATCGTATCTGCAAGGAAGTTTTCGCTCAAGCGCCTGAGCAGTTGCGCTCTCACGGATTGGTGAAAGCGAGTAGCAGTGACTACATATATCGGGCACAAATCCGGCTCATCATATCGCCTATTTTGTCAAAGCTACAGGTGCAAGGGGCGTCTGCAGCAGATCTAGACTCAACACTGACTAAACTTCTCGAGCAAGTGCAGGCATTACCGAAACGCGATCGCAGTTACCTTGGCGGTAATGTCTTGACTCTCCTACGTCATCTGGGGATCGATCTGCAGGGCTACAACTTTTCAAACCTCACTATCCGCCAAACGTCGCTTCAGGGCTTAATCCTGCACGATGTTGTTTTTTCTGGTTCAGATCTTTCTAATTCACTCTTTAATCAGCCTTTTGGCAGCATTCGCGCGATGGCCTTTAGAGCGGATAATGTCTTAGCAACCGGCGATACCAACGGTGAGATCTGGCTTTGGCAATCGCAGCTGTCTGCTGGTACGTCGGCAATGACCGCTGGTGATATTGGCTCTCATATCTCTACGTTTAAGGGACATCAAAACTGGGTGTGCTCAGTGGCGTTCAGTCCAGATGGAACGCAGCTAGCCAGCGGCAGCGCCGATCGCACCGTTCGGCTATGGGATGCAAAAACGGGTAAGTGCTTAAAGGTGCTAGAAGGACACCAGAACTGGGTGATGTCTGTAGCCTTTAGTCCAGATGGAACGCAGCTAGCCAGTGGCAGCGCCGACCGCACCGTCCGGCTGTGGCATGTGGCTTCAGGCAAGTGTCAGCGTGTTCTAGAAGGTCATGGTCATGGTGTCTGGTCAGTGGCATTTGCCGCCACCGCAGACTATCTAGCCAGCGGCAGCGCCGACCGTACCGTTCGGCTATGGGATGTGCGTACGGGTGAGTGCCTAAAAACTTTAATAGACCACCAGCACGGCGTATGGTCTGTGGCGTTTCATCCAGATGGTAGCCAGTTAGCTAGTGGCAGCGCGGACCAAACGGTTCGACTGTGGGATGTGCCTTCAGGGAAGTGTTTAGACACTTTGCTCGGTCATAGTAACTGGATTTGGACAGTCGCGTTTAGTCCAGATGGCAGCCAGCTAGCTACCGGCAGCGCGGATCAAACGGTTCGACTGTGGAATGTTGCAACACGGCAGTGTTTGCGTGTTCTAGCTGGCCATAGCAACTGGGTGTGGTCGATAGCCTTTAGCCCCAATGGTCACTATCTCACTAGTGGTAGCGAAGATCGCACAATGCGACTTTGGAATTTAATGAGCGGACAATGTCTGAAGTCGTTGCAGGGCAGTGGGAACTGGGTATGGGCGCTAGCGTTTAGTCCAGATGGCAAAACACTTGCTAGCGGACAGGGCGATCGCAGCTTGGTCCTGAGGGATATGCAGGCGGACTTATCCTTAGAGAGCAGCTCAAAAACCCTGTTCGGCGCGCAAAAGGCCATTTGGTCGGTGGTGTTTAGTCCAAACGGACGGCAGCTCGCCAGCGGTAATGAGGACGGCGGCGTACATCTATGGCAGCTGGATAAGCAGCTTTGGCGAAGCCCCTCCAAAGGAGAATCACACTATCGCTTTTCAGGCCATGAGAAATCTGTATGGTCAGTGGCATTTAGCCCGACGGGCGATCGCCTTGCCAGTGGCAGTGCTGACCAGAGCATTAAATTATGGGACTTAGACACTAGAAAATGTCAGCAAACGCTTACAGGACATCAGCATTGGGTCAGTTCAGTTGCTTTCCATCCTGAAGAGAATCTGTTGGCTAGCGGCTCTTATGATCGCACTATCAAGCTTTGGGACTTGGCTACCCACAACTGCGTAGCTACCTGGAGGGGCCACACTAGCGGACTTTGGTGCATTGCCTTTTCGCCGACAGGAGACTTTTTAGTCAGCGGCAGCCTAGACTGTACCGTTCGGTTGTGGGATACCCACACCGGAACCTGCAAACAGATTTTCGAAGGGCACAAAAATTGGGTCATTTCTGTAGCGGTCAGCCCAGATGGTCAATGTATTGCCAGCGCTAGCGCCGATCGCACCGTCCGACTGTGGAACACCCACAGCGGCCAGCTTGTTCATGCGCTGCAAGGACATACTAATAGCGTTTGGTCAGTTGACTTTAGTCCCGATGGAAAAATGCTTGCCAGTGGCAGTGATGATAAGACCATCCGCCTGTGGTCAGTAGAGACTGGTGACTGTTTGAATGTTGTCAAAAATAGAGAACCTTACGATGGAATGAACATTACCGGTGTCAAAGGACTTACAGCCTCTGAGCTATCAACGTTAGAACAACTAGGGGCAACCCAGAATTAAATCAAGGATTGAGCAGGGAAACCCAATGAAAACAAAGATAAGTTATCGGCCTAGTCAACTAGATGAAGCCTCCAACCCGAACGCCGGTCAAAACCAAACGCGACTACCCTTTGTTCTTTGGTTACTGTCGGTTATCTCGATTATTTTGTTGATACTCGTTGGCGGAGGACTATTCTTCTTTCCTGATTTCTCTAGACCAATATGGCTTTGGTCGCTGACACCTTTCAACCTGCGATTTTTGGGGGCAATCTATCTCACCGCGTTAGTGGCCCTTGCAAACCTAGTATTGGCTAAGCGAGCTGCTCTCATTCGGCTGATTGTACCTATGATGTGGGTATTCACAACGGTTGTATTGTTAGTCTCCTGTCTGCACATAGAACAGTTTAACGCTGGTAGAAAAACAACAGATATTTGGTTCTGGCTATATCTTATCGACTGTGTCGGTGCCAGCTACTACTTGGGATATATTAAGCAAATTTCGTTCGGGGGCTTGTGCCGCTTGCCGCTTGCCTGGTCCGTTGCGCTAGGTGTGCAGGCAGGATTGCTAGGCGTATATGGGTTAGGTCTGCTGATATTTCCTGAGGTGACCAGCAGTTCCTGGAGCTGGCCGCTAGATGTCTTTCACTCTCGTCTGTACAGCTCCATCTTTCTTACAGGCGCTATTGGCTCAGCTATTCTCTCTGTGCGAGCAAACGCAATCGAATGTAGAGCGCTAGGTGTTATACAAGTGGCGTTTAGCGGATGGGTGCTAGCCGGTGTATGGGTTGTCGATAGCGCAGTTAAAAAGATTGACTGGAGTTTGAGTAGCAACTGGGTTTGGCTAGGTGCAATCGCATTGCCTGGTATCTTTGGTATTGGACTCATTCTACAGTCGCAAAACGGTCGAGAGGATCGCTTGTAGGGATCGCTGATCCTCTACAAGCGATCCAGGATTCGCTACTTGTTGCGGCGAGCTGCCGATTGACGGTGACGTTCCGCTAGCGAAAGCTGCGCTTGTGGATTGTCTGTTTCTATGGTCTGTCTAGATTCGATAGCTGAGTGGTAGTTCGTCACAGCGCCATAGGAGGGTCCCTCAGCAGCGGGTTTAGCAGATTGTCCTGACCTAATGAGACCATCGCGGATGTCTTGTTCCTGAAGGCGAATCTGTTGAAGATTGAAAGAAGGATCAACTTCTGGAAAAGCATGGACGTTAGCTGCAACTGTACCGCTCGAAATCAGAGCGACAATAGTAGAAAGAACAAGACGTTTTGTAGAAAGCATCGAAGTCATGGTATTACCTCAAGATGTTGTTAAGTTGTTTGTGAGACGTGTGATATAGAGCGATGTTGTATTGCTCTATGTTTTCTATATAACTAGGCAAAAGGCTACGATGAAGGCTAGGAAAGTCAAACTTGTAGCTAACTTATTTTTCATTGGGCTACTTCCATCTCTAGTTGTGGAAGCTCTGCTACCAAACTGAGTGCTTACCTCTACGATAGATAAGCACTCAGTTTGGTAGCGAACCGGGCTAAGCACCGGCGATAGAAGCTACTTAGCATAGGGACGGGTACCCCAAGGTCGTCAGAGAGGTCTTGCCAGGAATAGCCTTCTAATCGCTTAATGGCAATATATTGAAAATTGGCTCTAGGATGGTCAACAACGCTAACTGATCTAAACAGGCCCTCAGTATC
It encodes the following:
- a CDS encoding filamentous hemagglutinin N-terminal domain-containing protein — translated: MRYIRWEVTLATAIVGIILPWTGSVSAQLVPIPDDTLGEESSTLRPISPDYPGDVIEGGLRRGEALFHSFEEFHVEAGRVIYFDDPGVDSILSRVTGETESQILGLLGVFGDADLFLINPNGIIFGENARLDLKGGSLLATTADSVEFDGNVEFDSSGEGLPTAPLLTVQPSAFLFNSANPAAIVNNSRTLPPTGALSSWLELTPVYCL
- a CDS encoding formylglycine-generating enzyme family protein, whose translation is MFADQISRAYYTEPLEGLGRNIPLQILLIPGGTYRMGSPVSDFDPVRDETPHEVTVPDFFLGRYPVTQAQWRVVAAFPQVNINLKPEPSYFKGDNLPVERIAWYEAVEFCDRLSRFVDNRLSADSICSYRLPSEAEWEYACRAGTTTPFYFGKTISTEVANYKGAYNGDRTYDNPYEGDYRQTTTPVDCFKVANAFGLSDMHGNVWEWCQDHYGDYAQAPTNGSARITGKETAKRVLRGGSWADCPKMCRSAYRFNSLPENVDFRDGFRVSRSISKPQSASEIK
- a CDS encoding NB-ARC domain-containing protein — its product is MSRSIKAQPGCLNTLRIAIKRNGFLTQRALSERAGYSLATVKKFLSGKPVDFATFTELCETLNLEWEEIADLGLDLPEDKLSKKVSSQVEEDCYSLAQDPSGTIKARQAQHLSGQNSTPKCAQDWGKAIDTAIFFGREQALDTLEDWLVRDRARLVALCGMGGIGKTTLSAKLARQVEDHFDYLVWRSLKNVPPIQETLASLLSFLVEQSGDHLAEDRAASSLDGQLRQLTNCLRNYRCLIILDNIESLFEEGDRAGTYLAGYENYAQLLETFCETDHSSSILVTSRELPKEIAIQMGKTSPIRSFQLSGLASAEGRALIQTASPVDGTFTGAAADWDRLVEAYSGNPLALKIIAAAVRDYFDGSLPTFLEVVQKDSLIFGDIRQLLARQVKRLTVLERDIMYWLAINREPVVWRSLQADMVEAVPLDQLLEAVDSLERRSLIEKNGSYITQQAVVMDYFTQELIDRICKEVFAQAPEQLRSHGLVKASSSDYIYRAQIRLIISPILSKLQVQGASAADLDSTLTKLLEQVQALPKRDRSYLGGNVLTLLRHLGIDLQGYNFSNLTIRQTSLQGLILHDVVFSGSDLSNSLFNQPFGSIRAMAFRADNVLATGDTNGEIWLWQSQLSAGTSAMTAGDIGSHISTFKGHQNWVCSVAFSPDGTQLASGSADRTVRLWDAKTGKCLKVLEGHQNWVMSVAFSPDGTQLASGSADRTVRLWHVASGKCQRVLEGHGHGVWSVAFAATADYLASGSADRTVRLWDVRTGECLKTLIDHQHGVWSVAFHPDGSQLASGSADQTVRLWDVPSGKCLDTLLGHSNWIWTVAFSPDGSQLATGSADQTVRLWNVATRQCLRVLAGHSNWVWSIAFSPNGHYLTSGSEDRTMRLWNLMSGQCLKSLQGSGNWVWALAFSPDGKTLASGQGDRSLVLRDMQADLSLESSSKTLFGAQKAIWSVVFSPNGRQLASGNEDGGVHLWQLDKQLWRSPSKGESHYRFSGHEKSVWSVAFSPTGDRLASGSADQSIKLWDLDTRKCQQTLTGHQHWVSSVAFHPEENLLASGSYDRTIKLWDLATHNCVATWRGHTSGLWCIAFSPTGDFLVSGSLDCTVRLWDTHTGTCKQIFEGHKNWVISVAVSPDGQCIASASADRTVRLWNTHSGQLVHALQGHTNSVWSVDFSPDGKMLASGSDDKTIRLWSVETGDCLNVVKNREPYDGMNITGVKGLTASELSTLEQLGATQN
- a CDS encoding IS6 family transposase, whose product is MNNPYRGHRFPADIISYCVWLYYTFPLSFRDIEKMMLYRGITVTYEAIRGWCLKFAQSYANQIRKQRPKPGDKWHLDEVVIKIKGEQFYLWRAVDQHGVVLDILMQRCRNKAAAKKFFRKLLKPAGFAPRVIITDRLKSYGAAKKDILRNVEHRQHKGLNNRAENSHRQTRVRERRMGRFKSVGQAQRFLSAFEPIRGHFHPHQHKQTASEYRKTMRQQIDSWRLIAGVGVIA
- a CDS encoding cysteine hydrolase family protein; this translates as MKSANIEFESHTDENRCLLVIDVQNGFISQRTHYVARRIKSLLEKRLFDPVVFTRFINTPNSSYTRLLGWNRMFTSEETEISSLLQPFAKNIYNKSTYTALTEELSHFLKVRNIATVFVCGIDTDCCVLATTIELFDLGIRPYVLSHYSASNGGYNSAMAALTVLDRLIGSHHIIDHELDRNSILRY